The Gammaproteobacteria bacterium nucleotide sequence AGAAAGCGCATAGATATGATTCACTTCGACGATAGAGAACAACTAACCCTGAGGTAATTTGCAAGATATTGACCAGGCGCTATGGAATGCGTAGCGTCTGACCCGGTTGAATTTGACTATTAGACAATTGATTGTGATTCATGAGCTGTGACACGGCGACGGAATAACGACCGGCTATGCCGGACAGTGTTTCTCCCCGACGAATCAAGTGCTCCCGGTCTGCCTGAGCAAACGAGGTGTTTGGCAAAGGATTTTGACGAAAAAAGTTCTCCACGCCCTTCAATATCCCGCTCGCCATCTCGCTTTGAAAGTCTTCAGAACGTAAACGGTGTTCTTCCTTCGGGTTAGAAATAAACGCTGTTTCGATCAATACCGAGGGAATATCCGGCGACTTCAAGACCACGAAACGTGCGTATTGAACCTGTTTCTTTCTTACCTTGCCGACTTTGCCTAACTCGTTGAGCAGATCATCGGCGACACGAGTGCTGACATCTATCGTCCCACTCATAGACAAATCCAGCAAAACCGAGGCAAGCACATCATCTTTATCATCAAGACTGACGCCTCCCATCAGGTCAGACGCATTTTCCCTCGCTTCCAACCAGCGTGAAGCCTCGTCGGATGCGCCGCGTGCAGACAAGACATACACCGAAGACCCGGCCACGCGCGAATTCTTATACGCATCGGCATGAATAGACAAAAACAAATCTGCCTTATGTCGTCGCGCCAGCTCAATCCGTTTGCGTAAACTGATGTAGTAATCGCCATCACGAATCAACACCGCGCGCATGCCCGGGGTTGCATCGATTTTACTGGCAAGCTTACGCGCAATGTTCAATACCACGTCTTTCTCTCGCGTGCCGTAACGACGACCATAGGCGCCCGGGTCCTCGCCACCATGTCCGGCATCTATGGCTACGACGACATCACGCAATAATGATTCTTTTGGTATGACAGGAGCGACAGGCTCAATTTTTTCGGCTTTCGTCGGAGAAAAATTCTCTGGATAAGGCAAATCTACAACCAGGCGATGGCCATATTGATCATTAGGGGCAAGGAAAAACGCCTCAGGTGTAATGTTCGTCCCCAGATCCAGCACCACACGAAAATCGTTTTTACGACGTACCGAAGCGCGTATCGCATCAATCACAGGATGTTCAGTTGCCACCTGAGGAATCTCTGATTCGAGTCCGGTCTCCTTCAGATCAATAACGACGCGATTAGGCTTTTTGAGCGTGAAAACCGAATAGCCTGTTGGATTAGACAGGTCAAATACCAGGCGCGTGTGATCCGGTGCGTCCCACATGCGCACACCGGTAATACCTGTCGCGGCAAACGCCTGCGATGCC carries:
- a CDS encoding N-acetylmuramoyl-L-alanine amidase, with the translated sequence MLRIQQIVLLFVTCLVASQAFAATGITGVRMWDAPDHTRLVFDLSNPTGYSVFTLKKPNRVVIDLKETGLESEIPQVATEHPVIDAIRASVRRKNDFRVVLDLGTNITPEAFFLAPNDQYGHRLVVDLPYPENFSPTKAEKIEPVAPVIPKESLLRDVVVAIDAGHGGEDPGAYGRRYGTREKDVVLNIARKLASKIDATPGMRAVLIRDGDYYISLRKRIELARRHKADLFLSIHADAYKNSRVAGSSVYVLSARGASDEASRWLEARENASDLMGGVSLDDKDDVLASVLLDLSMSGTIDVSTRVADDLLNELGKVGKVRKKQVQYARFVVLKSPDIPSVLIETAFISNPKEEHRLRSEDFQSEMASGILKGVENFFRQNPLPNTSFAQADREHLIRRGETLSGIAGRYSVAVSQLMNHNQLSNSQIQPGQTLRIP